The Phaeobacter gallaeciensis DSM 26640 genomic sequence GGGCGAGGCGCTGAGCCAGCTGATCTGGGAGGGGGATATCGAAACCCTGACCCTTACGCAGAACGCCCAGCCGGCCCTGATGGCCACGTCGCTCGCTGTCATGCGCGCGCTGGAGGCTGAAGGCGTCAGCATCGACAAGGCCGCCTTTGTTGCCGGTCACAGCCTCGGCGAATATTCCGCATTGGCCGCAGCAGGGGCGATTTCGGTGGCCGATACAGCACGCCTGCTACGCACTCGCGGACAGGCGATGCAAAGCGCCGTACCAGTGGGTGAGGGCGCAATGGCCGCCATTCTGGGGCTGGACCTTGAGGCCGTGCGTGCCGTCGCTGAGGAGGCCGCACAAGGCGAGGTCTGTCAGGCCGCCAATGACAATGATCCGACCCAGGTGGTGGTCTCCGGCGCCAAGGCTGCCGTGGAACGCGCGGCTGAAATCGCCAAGGAAAAAGGCGCCAAACGGGCAGTGATGCTGCCGGTCTCGGCACCGTTCCATTGCGCGCTTATGCAGCCTGCCGCCGATGTGATGGCCGAGGCGCTGGCTGATGTGGCCACTACATCTCCCGCGGTGCCGCTGATCGCCAATGTCCGCGCCGATGCGGTGCGCGACCCGGATGAGATCCGCAAACTGCTGGTCGAACAGGTGACCGGATCGGTGCGCTGGCGCGAAAGCGTGCAGACCATGGCCGCAAAAGGTGTCACTGAATTTTGGGAAATCGGCGCGGGCAAGGCGCTCTCCGGCATGATCCGCAAGATTGACCGCAGCTTGACCAGCCGTCAGGTCGGTACGCCCGAGGATGTGGCTGCCATTACCGCGGGCTGAACGCGGAATTTTCATTAAATTCCGGCCCGTTTTTTCCAAGAAAACGGCGAACTGCGGGCCGGGGATGAGACAAAGGAAAACCATATGTTTGATCTGACTGGCAAATCTGCCCTCATCACCGGCGCGTCCGGCGGCATCGGTGGTGATATCGCCCGCGCGCTGCACGCAGCCGGTGCCACTGTAGGCCTCTCTGGCACCCGCGAGGCGCCGTTGCAGGAGCTGGCCGCCGAGCTTGGGGAGCGCGCGCATGTGCTGCCCTGTAACCTTTCCGATGCGGAGGCGGTCGAGGCGCTGCCGAAACAAGCCATCGCGGCGATGGGGTCCGTTGATATTCTGGTCAACAACGCGGGCATCACCCGCGACAACCTCTTTATGCGGATGAAGGATGACGAGTGGCAGAGCGTGCTTGAGGTGAACCTCACCTCCACCATGCGCCTGTGTCGCGGCGTGCTGCGCGGCATGATGAAGGCACGCTGGGGCCGGATCATCAATATCTCCTCCATCGTCGGGGCAACCGGCAACCCAGGTCAGGGCAACTATGCCGCCGCCAAGGCCGGTATGGTTGGCATGTCGAAATCGCTGGCCTATGAGGTCGCCAACCGTGGCATCACCGTGAATGCGGTGGCGCCCGGCTTTATCGCGACCGCCATGACCGACAAACTGAACGACGCCCAGAAAGACGCGATCCTGACCCAGATCCCCAGCGGACGCATGGGCAACCCTGAGGAAATCGCCTCAGCCGTGTTGTATCTGGCGAGCGCGGAAGCAGGCTATGTCACTGGCACCACGCTGCATGTGAACGGCGGTATGGCGATGCTCTGATCCGGGGGCTGATAGCTCTTTGGATGAGGCGCCAGAGGCCCGAGTCAGTTGCCCGTCTCCGGTTCGTCCGGCGGCGGGTTTTTCATTGTAGACGCCCGCTTCAATCGAGTGGATATGTGACGCGGATATCTCAGGACTCGTGCCAGATCCCGGCCCGCCTCGGTGGCGATTTGCCGGAGATTTCGGGTCATTTTGCGATGGGTTTGCGTATGATTGCCGGGAGTATCGGGCAAAACGCTGCCTTGTGGTCCGGTGTGTCCGGCTGAAACCCGCTGAAAAATAATGCAAAAATTGCGCCTGTGGCCGACATGGGATGAAAAACATCGCATACAAGTCTTGCATGTGCCGCCGCCTGTGGCCAAATGCTCATCCTGTTGCCTGAGCCTCAGGTAACAGGCTTTGGGTTGACGGTCGCAGTGATGCTGCGAAATCGTTTGCCTCTGCGTCGGTCTGTGTTATAGGCGGCGCATATTTGCCATCTGCGGGTCCCTGCCGGACCGGCAGGGGGCATGTTCCGCTGTGCGGGACACGATCGCCCGCATCGGGCACAACCACGCCGCCCCGAGCGGGCAAGGGCAGAACCGGGCGAAGGCCTGACAAACCGGGCGAATGCCTGAAAAGATGAGGAATTGACATGAGCGACGTCGCAGACCGCGTAAAAAAGATCGTTGTGGAACACCTGGGTGTTGAAGAAGACAAAGTGACCGAGAACGCGTCGTTCATCGATGATCTGGGCGCAGACAGCCTGGATACCGTTGAGCTGGTCATGGCCTTCGAAGAAGAGTTCGGCATCGAGATCCCCGATGACGCAGCCGAGACCATCCAGACTTTTGGCGATGCGGTGAAGTTCATCAGCGAAGCTTCCTGATCCCACCCAATCGGTGACGATCACAGACGGCGCTTTCCAAGCAGGAAGGCGCCGTTTTGCATTTGTGGCCGTTTCCGACCCATGCGAGGTCGGGTTTTCTCCTTAGGGGTGATCAGTCTCCGTGCTAGCCTTGGTGAAACTGCCGACGACAGGAGGGCATAGCGATGATGATCTACCCCACGATGGAGCTGAAGGACGGGCGCTGCGTGACGCTGGACAAGGGGCGGCTTGATACCGCCATGATCTGGCATGTGGACCCGGTGGCCACCGCTTGCAGCTTTGCGGCCGATGGCGCCGAATGGATGCATCTGACGGATTTTGATGCCATTGAAGGCGACAACCGCAATGCTGAGCTGGTGGAGGAAATCATCCGCACAGCGGGCATTCCCGTGCAGCTGGGCGGTGGGATGCGCAGCCGCGAACATGTCGAACATTGGATCGACAAGGGGGCAGGCCGCGTCGTGGTTGGCACATTGGCCGCGCAGGATCCGGAGGTGGTGCGCGCCTTGACCCGTCTTTACCCGGATCAGATCGTGCTGGCGGTGGATGTCTGGGAAGGTCAGGTGATGACCGATGGCTGGCGTCAGGCGGGCTCTTTCTCGCCTGAAGGCTTTATCGACGCCTTTGCCGATTGCCCCTTTGCAGGGATCATCATCACCGACATCGAAAGCGATATGAGTGATGTTGAGGCGCAGCTTGGCCTGATCGCCGGACTGGCAGAGAAGGCCCGCACGCCGGTGATCGCCAGCGGTGTCGTGCGCACCGCCGATGATGTGGCGCGGCTGAAATACATCGGCTCGGTCTCCGGGACACTGGTTGGACGGGCGCTGTTCCGCAAGACATTGACCCTGACGGAGGCATTGGAAGAGGCGGCCCCCAGCCGCGAACCCGTGGCCGAGTTCCGCTGATTGGGTTAGAAACGAGCTAAGATCAGGCGAGGGTTAGCGCCAGGTCAAACGTCGAAGCTCCAGAGAGGCTGCGTAGGCGACTGCGCAGCCTCTCGTCGTCTTACGTTGCTGGTCGCTGTCGCAGGTGTGGCTCATCCAGCGTCAGGAGGGCAGCGATGGTCTGAGTTCTGCGCGCCCGGGGTGTCAGCCGGAGACCGCGCTGTTTGGCTCCAGATCGGGTGACCTGTCGCCGCGCGCGATCCCACGCTTGGCAGATGACGATGCCCGGCGGAAACCAGCCAGTTGCCTTACAATATCTTTGGACAATCGATCCTTGAACTGAATGCCGAAATAATTGGCATTACACCATTGGATCTGGCCAGACAGGTCAACCTGAGGCACATCCTTGGGTAGATTCAACGAGATCATTTCCCCGACTGCACCGACGATATCGGATTTGATCTTTGCCCCTTCTTGACTGATGTCCAGTAGTGTGGCGTCTGCTTCCTCTTCTGCGTACAGCAGATGGCAGTCCAGATTGCAGGTATGCCGCTTGCGCCGCCGCTTCAGCGTGGTCATGCGTCGCTCAAACAGGATAAAGCAAAGCGCTCCCAGCGCCACCAATCCCAATGAACCCACCGCCGCAGTTGTGCTGGAAATTTGCCCAAGGGCGGGCAGCGCCCCCAGATTGCCCCCCATGTTTTCTTTTTTATGGGCATTCTGGCAAGGCATGCGGGCAAGCTCCCGACGGTAGGCCGCCAGCGTTTCACGGGCGAACAGCTTAACCGACGTCCGCTCTGCTGTACGCCGATCCTTGATTGACAAAACCCGTAGCAGGCTGCGCTGCTGGGCGATCAGATTGTTGGTGGCCTTGGACAGTTCACGCAGGTTTTCGCGCTGCATCCCACGCTGCAGCTCCGTCTTGGAGGTATTGGATAAAAATCGCTCCAGCTCCTGCACGGCGCGCGAATTGCGGCCGGTGCGCAGATATCCCAGCATGTCCTCACTTGCGAGAGTCAGGGTCATCAATTTATTGAACACCCGACACTCCCGGGCGGCGAGCGGTTCAACGCTCAGGAAAAGAGCAGTCACGATCACAAGGGCGAATAGGCTCACCCCCCACACGCACGAAGGTCGGCGGTGTGCCGTCCGCCGACCCTTCCGCAAATCGGGGTCTGATGACGCGGGGCGCCTGAATAATAAATGTATTTTCACCATTTACGCCTTGCCCCAGAGCCGTAGATCCAGACTTTGCGCCCTGCCAGGCAGGCGCGCATGCTGCGTCGCAGGTGTCGTTGAACCGGCATCACCCGGTGAGACGCGCTGCGAAACACCTTAAGAGTATATGCGTGGAGTTAATTGCAATCTAAGAGTGTCATTAAAATAGCGTGAAACCGCGCAACTGTTCCGGCTCTTGCACCTTTGCGCCAATCCAAGCTATTTGGTGACAAATTGCCGAGGCAAAGGAGGGCAAGAAATGCGTCGAGTAGTAGTCACCGGGCTGGGCCTGGTCACACCGCTGGCCAGCGGCGTCGAAGAAAGCTGGTCGCGGTTGCTGGACGGGCAGTCCGGCGCGGGTCCGATCACGCATTTTGATGCGGTCGAAAGCGGCGTTGCCACCACATACGCTTGCGAGGTTCCGCGCGGCGATGGCTCCGAGGGCACCTTCAACCCCGACGATTGGGTCGTGAAGAAAGACCAGAAAAAGATTGATGATTTCATCCTCTACGGCATCGCTGCCGCAGATATGGCTGTGCGCGATGCGGGCTGGACGCCTGAGGATGAGGAAAGTCGCCTGCGCACTGGCGTTATGATTGGCTCCGGTATCGGTGGTCTCAGCTCGATCGCGGACACCGCGGTGATGATCAAGGAGAAAGGCCCCCGCCGGGTCTCGCCCTTCTTCATTCCGGGCGCACTGATTAACCTGATTTCCGGTCAGGTCTCCATCCGCTTTGGCTTCAAGGGGCCGAACCACTCCGTTGTGACCGCCTGTTCCACCGGCGCCCACGCCATTGGCGATGCGGCCCGTCTGATCAAATCCGGCGATGCCGATGTGATGATCGCAGGTGGCGCCGAAGCGGCGATCTGTGAGATTGGCATTGCGGGTTTCAATGCCTGCAAGGCGCTGTCAACCAAACGTGCGGACGACCCCAAGGCCGCTTCGCGCCCCTACGACGCAGACCGCGACGGGTTTGTTATGGGCGAGGGTGCGGGCATCGTGGTGCTGGAAGACTATGAGCACGCCAAGGCCCGCGGCGCCAAGATCTATGCCGAGGTTCTGGGTTACGGCCTGTCCGGCGATGCCTACCACATCACCGCACCGTCCGAGGACGGCGAAGGCGGCGAACGTTCCATGCGGGCGGCGCTTGCCAATGCCGGGCTTGAGCCGAAGGACATCGACTATATCAACGCCCATGGCACCTCTACGATGGCGGACACCATCGAACTGGGCGCGGTTGAGCGGATGATGGGCGATGCCGCAGGTAAGGTCACCATGTCCTCGACCAAATCCGCTACGGGCCACCTGTTGGGGGCGGCAGGCGCGATTGAGGCGATCTTCTCCATTCTGGCGATCCGCGACCAGGTGGCCCCGCCCACCATCAACTTAGACACTCCGGCTGTGGAAACCGCCGTTGATCTGGCCCCCAATGCCAAGCGTGAGCGCGAGATCAATGTGGCGCTGTCCAATTCCTTTGGGTTTGGCGGCACCAATGCATCGGTCCTGTTCGGAAAGCCTGAGTGATGTGGCGCAGCCTCGCCTCTAATATGCTGACGGTCCTGGTGGTGATGCTGTTCCTTCTGGGCGGCGTCATCCTCTGGGGGCAGTCGCAATATACCTCGGAAGGTCCGCTGGAGAGCGCGATTTGCCTGCGGGTGCCGTCTGGCTCCAACATGTCGCGGGTCAGCCGTGATCTGGAAACCCAGGGTGCCATCAATTCTGGGCCGCTGTTCCGTGTTGGGGTGCGTTATGCCGAGAAAACCGGTGAGCTGAAGGCCGGCAGCTATCTGGTGCCAGCTGGCGCCTCGATGGAAGCCATCGTCGATCAGATCACCCGGGGCGGCGCCAGCAGCTGCGGCACTGAAATTGTCTATCGCGTGGGCGTGACCCGCGTGCTGGCAGAGGTGCGCGAGCTGGATCCGGCCACCAACCGCTTTGTTGAGCGCGCGGAATTTGTGCCGGGTGTCGATGAGGTGCCCGCTGTCTACAACGAGAAGAAAGCCGACGCCGACACCCGCTACCGCATTGCGCTGGCGGAAGGTGTCACCAGCTGGCAGGTGGTGGAATCGCTGAAGGCGATGGATATCCTCGAAGGTGAGCCAGGCGACCGCCCGGCGGAGGGGATGCTGGCACCGGACAGCTATGAGGTTTCCCCAGGGGACAACCGTGCTGAGATTCTGGCCGAGATGCAGGAACGTCAGGTGCTGCGCATCAATGCTGCCTGGGAGAGCCGCTCGGACCGCGCGGCGGTCACCAGCCCTGAGGAGATGCTGATCCTTGCCTCGATCATCGAAAAGGAAACCGGTGTTGCCGAAGAACGCCGTCAGGTGGCCTCGGTCTTCACCAACCGTCTCAATCGCGGCATGCGGCTGCAGACGGACCCGACAGTGATCTATGGCGTGACCAAGGGGGAGGGCGTGCTGGGCCGTGGTCTGCGCCAGAGCGAGCTGCGCCGGGCAACCCCCTGGAACACCTATGTGATCGAAGGGCTGCCGCCGACCCCTATCGCCAATCCCGGCATGGCCAGCCTTGAGGCAGCGGTGGACCCCGATCAGGGCGATTACCTGTTCTTCGTCGCGGATGGCACCGGCGGTCACGCCTTTGCGGTCACTCTGGAAGAGCACAACCGCAATGTTGCCAAATGGCGCGAGATCGAAGCCGAGCGCAACAGCAACTGATCGCAACCGCAGCATAAAATAAATCTGGAAAGGGACGCTTTGGCGTCCCTTTTTTCTTGCGCGCACCCGTTAACTCTATCGTAGGGAAATCAGGTGTTTCCTTAATAAATTCGGCGGCTTGCGCCCGATACTTCAGGTGGTGAATTTTGACTTTTGCGCTGCTTTATGCCATGCTCTCAGGGTAGCTGGAAAACTGACTGATCCGCCATGCGGAGGCCTCATCTGGGCCTGCGCATCTGGCTGGGTCCGTGGTTTTGCGGATGGAGGTCCCATCACTATGAGGCCCCAACCATGAGCAGTTACACACCGGAAAACCGGCTGGCAAAAACCGCCGATCTTCTGTTCTCACTCCACAGCTCCATTGAACGGCTCCGTCAGGAGGCGGAGCAGATGCTCGAACGGCTAGCCTGCGATGCAGAGGAGGGCAGCAGCACTCCGCGCATCGCCAAATTGGAAAGCCTGATCCGTGACAGCCAGAAAGTGGAGAAAACCCTTGTCGAACAAAGTGAACAGCATCAGGCCGCAGCCGGGCTCGACATCGAGAGTGCCCGCAGCGAAATCGAAGACCGGCTGGCTCGCCTGCGCGCCAGCCTCGACACAGACGATGTTTCTGGACCGGCTGAGTGATCATGACCTCTGCGCGATGCCCTATCTCTTTGATCTCTGGGCGCTGCCACATCAGCTGCCACCAGCGGGCGACTGGCGCAGCTGGGTCTTTCTTGGCGGGCGGGGGGCTGGAAAAACCCGTGCCGGCGCCGAATGGGTGCGTACGCTGGCCGAAGGGCCAACACCCTTGTCCGCTGGTCGCGCCCGCCGCATCGCGCTCCTTGGGGAAACCTACGATCAGGTGCGTGATGTCATGGTACAGGGCGACAGCGGCCTTCTTGCCTGTACGCCCCCCGATCGGCGCCCGACGTGGAAAGCCACCGAACGACGATTGATCTGGCCCAACGGGGCGACCGCACAGGCGTTTTCCGCCCATGACCCGGAGGCGCTGCGCGGCCCGCAGTTTGATGCCGCCTGGGCGGATGAGCTGGCGAAGTGGAAACGCGGGCAGGACAGCTGGGATATGCTGCAATTTGCCCTGCGCCTTGGCGATGATCCGCGCGTCTGCGTGACCACAACGCCGCGCAATGTGGGCGTGCTACGCGACCTCCTCGCCAGCCCTTCGACCGTGCAGACCCATGCCGCAACGGAGGCCAACCGCGCCAATCTCGCGGCTTCTTTCCTTGAGGAGGTGCGCAACCGCTATGCGGGGTCCCGCCTTGGTCGGCAGGAGCTGGACGGCATCCTGTTGCAGGATGTTGAGGGCGCGCTTTGGACCAATGCGGGGTTGGTTGCCGCGCAGATCGCAAAGGTCCCAACACTGGACCGGGTGGTGGTGGCGGTGGACCCGGCGGTGAGCGCGGGCAAACACTCCGACGCCTGTGGCATCGTGGTGGTGGGCGCAACCCTGCAGGGTCCGCCACAGGACTGGTGCGCCTATGTGCTGGCCGATTGCACGGTGCAGGGCGTCGGCCCGCTCAGCTGGGCGCAGGCTGCCATTGATGCGCGTGACCGCTACGGTGCCGACCGGGTGGTGGCGGAGGTCAATCAGGGCGGCGCGCTGGTCGAAAGCCTGCTGCGCCAGATTGATCCGCTGGTGCCCTTCACCGCGCTTCACGCCAGCCGGGGCAAGGGGGCGCGGGCCGAACCAGTCTCCGCACTCTATGAGCAGGGGCGGGTGCGCCACCTGCCGGGGTTGGGCGCGCTAGAGGATCAGCTCTGCCAAATGACTCCGCGCGGCTATCTGGGGCAGGGATCGCCTGACCGGCTGGATGCGCTGGTCTGGGCGGTGAAGGAGCTGATCCTGACCCCGGCCAACCGCCACCGAATGCCCCGCGCCCGCATGTTGTGAGCTGACCATGCCCCCACCGACAGCCCCGAAACGCCCGCAGTGATGCGGGCGTTTTTCGTTTGACCACAAAGGTTTGCCTCGGGTGTTGCGCGCCCGGCGCACGCCTTGCTCAAATCTTATTCAATTCCGGCCGTCATAAAGGATTGCAGCAAACAGGGGGCGGGATTTGCCCGGTCCCGCAAGTTCAAGCAAAGGAGTGGCCCATGGTCTTTGACCTCCTGCGGCGCAAGCAACGGCCCGTCGAAACCAAGACAAGCGCCGCCGCCCGTGTGGTGGCTTGGCATGGCAGCACCGGTGGCACAGGTTGGAGCCCGCGCGACAGCAGCTCATTGACGCGTAGTGGGTTTGCCGGCAATCCGGTGGGCTACCGTGCCGTCAAGATGATCATTGAGGCCGCCGCCGCGCTGCCGCTGGTGTTGCAGGATGGCACACAGCGCTACGACAGTCACCCGTTGCTGGCGCTGCTGGCCCGGCCGAATGCCGCCCAGGGCCGGGCCGAGCTGCTGGAGGCGCTGTTTGGCCATCTGTTGCTCTCTGGCAATGCCTATATCGAGGCGGTCTGTGACCCCGACGCGGGTTCCGCGCTCCCGGTTGAATTGCACGTGCTGCGCCCCGACCGGATGAGCGTGGTGCCCGGCAGCGATGGCTGGCCAGTGGCCTATGATTACAGCGTGTCGGGTCGCAAACACCGCTTTGATGTGACCATGCCCTGCGCTCCGATCTGCCATCTGCGCAGTTTTCATCCGCAGGATGACCACTACGGGTTGTCCCCGATGCAGGCAGCCGCCATGGCGGTGGATGTCCACACCTCCGCCTCGCGCTGGTCGAAGGCGCTTCTGGACAATGCAGCCCGCCCCTCTGGTGCATTGGTCTGGACCGGAAGCGATGGTCAGGGGTTGATGGCGGAGGATCAGTTTCGCCGCCTAAGTGATGAAATCGAAATGAATTTCCAGGGTGCACGCAACGCGGGCCGTCCGATGGTGCTGGAAGGCGGGTTGGATTGGAAGCCAATGGGTTTCTCGCCGTCGGATATGGAGTTTCACCAGACCAAGGACGCCGCCGCCCGCGAGATTGCGCTCGCGCTTGGGGTGCCGCCGATGCTGCTGGGACTGCCCGGCGATGCCACCTACGCCAATTACCAAGAGGCCAATCGCGCCTTTTATCGTCTCACCGTCTTGCCGCTTGTGACCCGCGTGGCGGCGACCCTGTCGGATTGGCTCTCGCGCTATCAGGGGGCTGCGGTGACGCTGAAACCGGATCTGGATCAGGTGTCTGCATTAGCCTCCGAACGCGAGGCGCAATGGCGCCGGGTTGCCAGCGCCGATTTCCTGACCGTGGCGGAGAAACGCCGCCTTCTGGGCCTGCCGCCACAAGAGGAAGGGGACCGCGATGACTGAGATCCCGATCCCGCCGTTTGAATGTTCTCCGGGGCTGCGGCTCTCCGCCCATGAACGCATCGCTGAGATTCAACGAGAGGCGATGAATCGTCGGCTCGACCGGCTGGAGATGATGATGGAACGGATGGAAAAGCGGCTCTGGCTCACTGTCTACGGCGTAGCCGCTGTCATTCTGGCACAGGCGTTCCAGTCCTTTCTGGTGGTGCAGTAATTTACATGAATTCAATCAGATATAAGGGGAAGGTGATGCGACATGATGAGCATCTGGAACATAAATTCGCGCGCTTCGGCGAGGATCTGACCATCGGGGATGAGACCGACGATATGGTCACCATCAGCGGCTATGCCAGCCTGTTTGGCCGGGTTGATAACGGCGGCGATCTGGTGCAGCCCGGCGCTTATCAAGCCTCGCTGGAACGGCTCTCCAGGGCCGGGATTGCGGTGAAGATGCTCTGGCAGCACGACCCGGCGCAGCCGATTGGCGTCTGGGATGAGGTCCGCGAGGATGCCCG encodes the following:
- the fabD gene encoding ACP S-malonyltransferase produces the protein MTIAFVFPGQGAQTIGMGKALAEAYPAAKAVFDEVDTALGEALSQLIWEGDIETLTLTQNAQPALMATSLAVMRALEAEGVSIDKAAFVAGHSLGEYSALAAAGAISVADTARLLRTRGQAMQSAVPVGEGAMAAILGLDLEAVRAVAEEAAQGEVCQAANDNDPTQVVVSGAKAAVERAAEIAKEKGAKRAVMLPVSAPFHCALMQPAADVMAEALADVATTSPAVPLIANVRADAVRDPDEIRKLLVEQVTGSVRWRESVQTMAAKGVTEFWEIGAGKALSGMIRKIDRSLTSRQVGTPEDVAAITAG
- the fabG gene encoding 3-oxoacyl-ACP reductase FabG gives rise to the protein MFDLTGKSALITGASGGIGGDIARALHAAGATVGLSGTREAPLQELAAELGERAHVLPCNLSDAEAVEALPKQAIAAMGSVDILVNNAGITRDNLFMRMKDDEWQSVLEVNLTSTMRLCRGVLRGMMKARWGRIINISSIVGATGNPGQGNYAAAKAGMVGMSKSLAYEVANRGITVNAVAPGFIATAMTDKLNDAQKDAILTQIPSGRMGNPEEIASAVLYLASAEAGYVTGTTLHVNGGMAML
- a CDS encoding acyl carrier protein, coding for MSDVADRVKKIVVEHLGVEEDKVTENASFIDDLGADSLDTVELVMAFEEEFGIEIPDDAAETIQTFGDAVKFISEAS
- a CDS encoding 1-(5-phosphoribosyl)-5-[(5-phosphoribosylamino)methylideneamino]imidazole-4-carboxamide isomerase; the protein is MMIYPTMELKDGRCVTLDKGRLDTAMIWHVDPVATACSFAADGAEWMHLTDFDAIEGDNRNAELVEEIIRTAGIPVQLGGGMRSREHVEHWIDKGAGRVVVGTLAAQDPEVVRALTRLYPDQIVLAVDVWEGQVMTDGWRQAGSFSPEGFIDAFADCPFAGIIITDIESDMSDVEAQLGLIAGLAEKARTPVIASGVVRTADDVARLKYIGSVSGTLVGRALFRKTLTLTEALEEAAPSREPVAEFR
- a CDS encoding PilZ domain-containing protein translates to MVKIHLLFRRPASSDPDLRKGRRTAHRRPSCVWGVSLFALVIVTALFLSVEPLAARECRVFNKLMTLTLASEDMLGYLRTGRNSRAVQELERFLSNTSKTELQRGMQRENLRELSKATNNLIAQQRSLLRVLSIKDRRTAERTSVKLFARETLAAYRRELARMPCQNAHKKENMGGNLGALPALGQISSTTAAVGSLGLVALGALCFILFERRMTTLKRRRKRHTCNLDCHLLYAEEEADATLLDISQEGAKIKSDIVGAVGEMISLNLPKDVPQVDLSGQIQWCNANYFGIQFKDRLSKDIVRQLAGFRRASSSAKRGIARGDRSPDLEPNSAVSG
- the fabF gene encoding beta-ketoacyl-ACP synthase II, which gives rise to MRRVVVTGLGLVTPLASGVEESWSRLLDGQSGAGPITHFDAVESGVATTYACEVPRGDGSEGTFNPDDWVVKKDQKKIDDFILYGIAAADMAVRDAGWTPEDEESRLRTGVMIGSGIGGLSSIADTAVMIKEKGPRRVSPFFIPGALINLISGQVSIRFGFKGPNHSVVTACSTGAHAIGDAARLIKSGDADVMIAGGAEAAICEIGIAGFNACKALSTKRADDPKAASRPYDADRDGFVMGEGAGIVVLEDYEHAKARGAKIYAEVLGYGLSGDAYHITAPSEDGEGGERSMRAALANAGLEPKDIDYINAHGTSTMADTIELGAVERMMGDAAGKVTMSSTKSATGHLLGAAGAIEAIFSILAIRDQVAPPTINLDTPAVETAVDLAPNAKREREINVALSNSFGFGGTNASVLFGKPE
- the mltG gene encoding endolytic transglycosylase MltG — translated: MWRSLASNMLTVLVVMLFLLGGVILWGQSQYTSEGPLESAICLRVPSGSNMSRVSRDLETQGAINSGPLFRVGVRYAEKTGELKAGSYLVPAGASMEAIVDQITRGGASSCGTEIVYRVGVTRVLAEVRELDPATNRFVERAEFVPGVDEVPAVYNEKKADADTRYRIALAEGVTSWQVVESLKAMDILEGEPGDRPAEGMLAPDSYEVSPGDNRAEILAEMQERQVLRINAAWESRSDRAAVTSPEEMLILASIIEKETGVAEERRQVASVFTNRLNRGMRLQTDPTVIYGVTKGEGVLGRGLRQSELRRATPWNTYVIEGLPPTPIANPGMASLEAAVDPDQGDYLFFVADGTGGHAFAVTLEEHNRNVAKWREIEAERNSN
- a CDS encoding DNA-packaging protein, with product MFLDRLSDHDLCAMPYLFDLWALPHQLPPAGDWRSWVFLGGRGAGKTRAGAEWVRTLAEGPTPLSAGRARRIALLGETYDQVRDVMVQGDSGLLACTPPDRRPTWKATERRLIWPNGATAQAFSAHDPEALRGPQFDAAWADELAKWKRGQDSWDMLQFALRLGDDPRVCVTTTPRNVGVLRDLLASPSTVQTHAATEANRANLAASFLEEVRNRYAGSRLGRQELDGILLQDVEGALWTNAGLVAAQIAKVPTLDRVVVAVDPAVSAGKHSDACGIVVVGATLQGPPQDWCAYVLADCTVQGVGPLSWAQAAIDARDRYGADRVVAEVNQGGALVESLLRQIDPLVPFTALHASRGKGARAEPVSALYEQGRVRHLPGLGALEDQLCQMTPRGYLGQGSPDRLDALVWAVKELILTPANRHRMPRARML
- a CDS encoding phage portal protein; translated protein: MVFDLLRRKQRPVETKTSAAARVVAWHGSTGGTGWSPRDSSSLTRSGFAGNPVGYRAVKMIIEAAAALPLVLQDGTQRYDSHPLLALLARPNAAQGRAELLEALFGHLLLSGNAYIEAVCDPDAGSALPVELHVLRPDRMSVVPGSDGWPVAYDYSVSGRKHRFDVTMPCAPICHLRSFHPQDDHYGLSPMQAAAMAVDVHTSASRWSKALLDNAARPSGALVWTGSDGQGLMAEDQFRRLSDEIEMNFQGARNAGRPMVLEGGLDWKPMGFSPSDMEFHQTKDAAAREIALALGVPPMLLGLPGDATYANYQEANRAFYRLTVLPLVTRVAATLSDWLSRYQGAAVTLKPDLDQVSALASEREAQWRRVASADFLTVAEKRRLLGLPPQEEGDRDD
- a CDS encoding GTA head formation protein, RCAP_rcc01685 family; translation: MTEIPIPPFECSPGLRLSAHERIAEIQREAMNRRLDRLEMMMERMEKRLWLTVYGVAAVILAQAFQSFLVVQ